The genomic region GTTAGGGATCAGGGGAGGCAGAGCTTTTGAGTACCATGTGTGGGGTGTGGGATCAAGCAGTTATTCAGGGTAAagctctctctcctctgaCTCTCCTGATCTCCTCTGCCCCTCCCAAAAGGCAAGCTCCTTTTCTCTTATGTGGGAGCTAGGAATAAACTCCTGACGACACGTGGTCTTGTACTCTTCAGCACAGCCATCGGGTCTTGTACAGCCACTCCTCGCAGCAATCCAGCATGGTAGCCACTACTACTCCACGGCGTTCACCCCCCGGCCATACCGCCAGCGTTGTGCTTGTGGCAGGCCCACCGTAGATCGGCAAGCTGTAGACCACTGGCTGGACCCCCCACCTATACCCACCCAGCTTCAACATCAAGCTGAATTTTGATCTGGAAGCCACAATGGTGAGCAATAATGAAAGCGGATGCAAGGCGCCTGAGTGGGCGCGTCTCAGAGGTAATTATCACCAGGGTATGACGACAAGACATCCCGACATCCCGACACCGGACTTGGCCGTCGGGTGGCGTGCTAGACCAACCACTCGGATGCAAGCGTGCATTGGCACCGGCAAGGGGTATGGTCTACCTCATGGTGGGCATGGACCTGATATTGTTGTTAATGGTTGGAGCATGGGCAGGTCTGAGCGTGTTTTAAGGAAGTGTGGGATATACTTGAGCTGGTGAGACCGGAAAGATTaggagatggacgcggTTGGGCTTGTGGTGGGCACGGGGGGTTCTTAGTACAAGGGTGAGTTCAAGGGGTGACATGACTAGTCTGACCCTGGTGTTATCAATAGCCAGACCACccggggggggggggggggggggggggggggtcAACAGTCCACGCGGCCCCCGGATCCCTCCAGACCCCTCGATCAACAAACAACTCTCTCATCCAAAATATCCAGCCTAGGCACGCACACATGTCAACAATATGACAACATGGTTCAAAGTGCGTTGAGTAATCCACGTTGACAGATGGCAGATTGTGCTCGTAATCCACATCGCCCATCACAATATCCAGTGGTGCCATGGCGTAGAGGAGTAGTGGTTCTGTAAAGTTGGCGTCTGTGCGCCACGTTGCCACAACACCCGATGAATAGGGGTAGCTGGAAATTGATGGTTTGTTCATTCAAACTATAGTGTCTGAGCGTCAGAGATTCCGGACCGGTCTAACCGTACAaggcgccggcggcagtgGCCCGGATTTCGGTCCTATTAGACTATTTTGGAATTTCCTAATCCATCCTAATTCATTCTTATCAGTGATGAGTGACTCGATCAAGTAAAAAAGTAAAAATTCTAATCACCCACCGGGTGTGAGAGGGATTTTGTTGGCGCGCATGGAGCGTGGTTTCGGACAAGACCAACGACTTTTGAGGACTCGATTTCCTGACGTGACTCGCTTCCATCTTGTCCTATTAAGCTATTAACAAGaacccccttcccccactCACCTCTTCTCCATTCGCCACAGAGATGATCACCACTGCCACCCGCTCCGCTCTCCGCCTGCGCATCGCGCCCCGCCTCACCCGCTCCACCTCGGTCTGGGCCTCCGTCAAGGCTGGGTGAGTTGCTCGAATCACTGCCGGTTCTCCCCGGGAGAAGCTCGGATGATCGCACCACCAGTGACTGACGCCAGACCCCCCGACGCCATTCTTGGCATCTCCGAGGCGTTCAAGGCTGACACTGACGCCAAGAAGatcaacctcggcgtcggtgccTACGTAAGTAGTGCGGCAAGCCGTCGCATGCAGCTTGACCAGTGCTAACCGTCAGCGTGACAACAACGGCAAGCCTTACGTTCTCCCTTCGGTccagaaggccgaggagatccTCTTCAAGGAAAAGGCGGACAAGGAGTACCTTCCCATCACTGTAAGTTTTGCCGCCGGCTCGCTCCCGTGGCACCGCCATGGCGTCGGACTGGCGTCATAGTTTTCGGCCGAAGCTAACTAGCAGGGTCTTGCCTCGTtcgacaagctcgccgtcgagctcgcgtacGGCGAGAACTCGGCGCCCATCAAGGAGGGCCGCGTGAGTTCCCTAATGTCTCTGTGTGTATGCACATACTGATGATCAGCTCGCGGTCTCGCAGTCGATCTCGGGTACTGGCGCCCTCCGTGTTGGCATGGAGTTCCTTGCTGACCACTACGGCGCAAGCAAGACCATCTAcgtccccaaccccacctGGGGCAACCACACCGCTAtcgccaagaaggctgGCCTCAAGTGCGAAAAGTACCGCTACTTTGACCCTGCCACCGTCGGTCTTAACTTTGAGGCCATGGTTGAGGACATCAACGCCATGCCCGAGGGCTCGatcgtcctcctccacgctTGCGCCCACAACCCCACTGGTGTTGACCCCACCCAGGAGCAGTGGAAGCAGCTCTCGGACAttgtcaaggccaagaagcacTTTGCCTTCTTCGACATGGCCTACCAGGGCTTCGCCTCGGGCGACACTGTCCGTGATGCGTTCGCCGTCCGCTACTTTGTCGAGCAGGGCCACCAGATCCTCCTCTGCCAGTCTTTCGCCAAGAACCTTGGCCTCTACGGCGAGCGTATCGGCACTGTCTCGCTCGTGACCGCCTCCGCTGAGGAGAAGGCCCGCGTCGACTcgcagctcaagctcgtTATCCGCCCCATGTACTCGAACCCCCCTGTCCAGTGAGTCAACGAGCCGTGAATGGGAGCTGACACTCAGCGGCGCTCGCCTCGTCTCGaccatcctcgccaaccccgagctcaaggccgagtGGCTCtccgaggtcaaggtcatGGCTGACCGCATCATCGACATGCGCGAGAAGCTCTACAAcaagcttgtcgagctcaaCACTCCCGGAGAGTGGGGCCACATCAAGTCGCAGATCGGCATGTTCTCGTTCACCGGCCTCAAGCCAGAGCAGgttgacgccctcgcccagaAGGCTCACATCTACCTCACCCGCGACGGTCGTATCTCCATGGCTGGCCTCAACGACTCGAATGTCGAGTACTTTGCTGAGAGCATGAGCAAGGtcgtcaagggcgagctctaaggcgttggcgttggaGCAGTGTTGTCGTTGAAAAACACCCCGCTTATAGGGACTAGACCTAGATGCAGCTGGTTAATGCGTACATAGGCAACTAAATGATACTG from Cutaneotrichosporon cavernicola HIS019 DNA, chromosome: 2 harbors:
- the AAT1 gene encoding uncharacterized protein (Aminotransferase class I and II) codes for the protein MITTATRSALRLRIAPRLTRSTSVWASVKAGPPDAILGISEAFKADTDAKKINLGVGAYRDNNGKPYVLPSVQKAEEILFKEKADKEYLPITGLASFDKLAVELAYGENSAPIKEGRLAVSQSISGTGALRVGMEFLADHYGASKTIYVPNPTWGNHTAIAKKAGLKCEKYRYFDPATVGLNFEAMVEDINAMPEGSIVLLHACAHNPTGVDPTQEQWKQLSDIVKAKKHFAFFDMAYQGFASGDTVRDAFAVRYFVEQGHQILLCQSFAKNLGLYGERIGTVSLVTASAEEKARVDSQLKLVIRPMYSNPPVHGARLVSTILANPELKAEWLSEVKVMADRIIDMREKLYNKLVELNTPGEWGHIKSQIGMFSFTGLKPEQVDALAQKAHIYLTRDGRISMAGLNDSNVEYFAESMSKVVKGEL